Below is a genomic region from candidate division KSB1 bacterium.
TTGCCGTCGCCGAAATGGCCGAAATTGCCGAAGGTGACATTGTATTTCCGGCTAATGTCGCGAATGCGTTGCAGCATCGTCGCGACTTGGCTGCGCGGCACGGTCACGTCTTCGAGAATAGTGGTCGGCCGCATTCGCGCCAGCGCCGAAAAAGCCGAACGCCGGGCGGTTTTCAGCTTGTCCGCTTCAACCGCGTCTTTGGCGATTTTGATTTCGTGCGCGCCGTGCTTCGCGCAAAGCGTTTGAATTTTTTCAAACTCATCAGCGACGGCAGCCGGATGACCGTCGACTTCGATGAGCAAGAGTGCCTCGGTGTCGGTCGGCAATCCGACGTGGGCAAAATCTTCGACGCAGCGAATCGTCGTGGCGTCCAAAAATTCCAGCGTGCAGGGGATGATTTTCGCGGCGATAATTGCGGAGACGGTGCCGGCGGCGGTTTGCATGTCGTCGTACAGCGCCAGCAGCGTTTTCGAGGCGGCGGGTTTGGGAATAAGCTGCAAAAGAATTTTGGTAAAAACGCCGAGGCTGCCTTCGCTGCCGATGAACAATTCTTTGAAAGAGAATCCGGCGACGTCTTTTACGCATTTATTCCCGACCCGCAGCAGCTCGCCGGTCGGCAAAACGATTTCGAGCCCCATCACATAGTCTTTCGTAACGCCATATTTCAGGCCGCGCAGGCCGCCGGAGTTTTCTGCGACGTTGCCGCCGATGGTGCAAACCTTCATGCTGCCGGGATCGGGCGGATAAAAAAGCCCTTTTGACTCGACGGCGGCGTGCAACTCGGCGGTGATGACGCCCGGCTCAACCCACGCCGTCAAATTTTCTTCGTCGATTTCGAGAATTTTTTTCCAGGCCGGAAACAGCAGGACGATGGAACGCTCGACTGGAATGCTGCCGCCGGATAGGCCGGTGCCGGAGCCGCGTGGAACGACGACAAAATTTTCTGCATTGGCCAGGCGCATGACCGCCTGAACGTGTTCGACGCTGGCCGGACGCACGGCGGCCAGCGGAACATTTTCGCGCATCGGCGTGGCGTCGTATGCATACGCCAAACGATCTTCCGGCGAGGCGAAGACATTTGCCGCGCCAACAATCTCGGCGAGTTTTTTGAGCAGAAGTGAATCCGTATCGGGAAGCTTCATCCGCATGCCGGGCTAACGATAGTCTTCATAATTATTGACCGTCCAGCGGCCGTTTTCGAGAATCGTGCTGACGAGAATTTCGCGCTCCATTTTCTCGCTGCCTTGGCGCGACTCGATTTGCAAATGATAAAGAAACATCACGTGCTCGGCATCCTGTTCGGTGCGCTGAATCATTTTATAATCGATGAACGGCTTGAGGCGGTGAAATTCGCGTTCGCCGTCTTGAAAGTCGCGCGCGCCGCCTTTGAGCAAATCGATTTCTTTTTTGAGCTTGTCGGCGGCGAGGCCGCTGGCGATCTCCAGCGCTTTACGCTGATTGAGCTGGATAAAATAACGAAAACAAAAGGCGTCGGCCACTGCGCGCGGCTCGTTGCTCACGCCGCAGGCGATGAAAGCGAGCGCCACCAAAAAGCAGGAAAGATATTTCACGGTTTTATTGAAGGGTTTGTCTGGCAAGGTTCATAAAAATAACGTCGCCGCGATGGTGCAGCAGCCAAATGATTTGCTCCAGCCTTTG
It encodes:
- a CDS encoding FAD-binding protein, with amino-acid sequence MKLPDTDSLLLKKLAEIVGAANVFASPEDRLAYAYDATPMRENVPLAAVRPASVEHVQAVMRLANAENFVVVPRGSGTGLSGGSIPVERSIVLLFPAWKKILEIDEENLTAWVEPGVITAELHAAVESKGLFYPPDPGSMKVCTIGGNVAENSGGLRGLKYGVTKDYVMGLEIVLPTGELLRVGNKCVKDVAGFSFKELFIGSEGSLGVFTKILLQLIPKPAASKTLLALYDDMQTAAGTVSAIIAAKIIPCTLEFLDATTIRCVEDFAHVGLPTDTEALLLIEVDGHPAAVADEFEKIQTLCAKHGAHEIKIAKDAVEADKLKTARRSAFSALARMRPTTILEDVTVPRSQVATMLQRIRDISRKYNVTFGNFGHFGDGNLHPTCLTDERDRDEIHRVEKAFEEIFLSAIDLGGTITGEHGVGLSKKRFLEKVAGPTGVEVMKKIKQVLDPNNVLNAGKIFDPKPKCE